In Aspergillus fumigatus Af293 chromosome 2, whole genome shotgun sequence, a genomic segment contains:
- a CDS encoding phosphoribosylglycinamide formyltransferase, with protein MEAPIRLTVLISGNGSNLQAVIDKVSEGQIPANIVRVISNRKDAYGLERAKRADIPTQYHNLVKYKKQHPSTPEGVQAAREEYDAELARLVLADSPDLVACLGFMHVLSPKFLEPLEAKQLKIINLHPALPGAFNGAHAIERAHAAWLEGKIDKTGVMIHNVISEVDMGKPILVREIPFVKGVDEDLHAFEQKVHEIEWGVVIEGVQLAINEIRARQ; from the exons ATGGAGGCCCCAATCCGTCTCACCGTCCTCATTTCCGGCAATGGGTCGAATTTACAGGCGGTAATCGATAAGGTCAGCGAAGGTCAAATTCCTGCCAATATTGTGCGAGTTATTTCCAATCGCAAGGACGCATACGGACTGGAACGGGCAAAGCGAGCAGACATTCCGACTCAGTACCATAACCTTGTGAAATACAAGAAGCAGCATCCTTCGACACCGGAGGGTGTACAAGCAGCACGGGAGGAATACGATGCCGAATTGGCTCGACTGGTGCTCGCGGACTCGCCGGACCTGGTTGCTTGTTTGGGATTCATGCATGTGCTATCGCCGAAATTCCTAGAGCCACTAGAGGCTAAGCAGTTGAAGATTATTAACCTTCATCCTGCGTTGCCGGGGGCTTTCAATGGAGCT CATGCGATTGAGCGTGCCCATGCCGCCTGGCTGGAGGGCAAGATCGATAAAACGGGTGTCATGATTCATAATGTGATATCGGAGGTTGACATGGGCAAGCCGATTCTCGTCCGCGAGATTCCCTTTGTCAAGGGTGTCGACGAGGATTTACACGCCTTTGAGCAGAAGGTCCATGAGATTGAGTGGGGGGTGGTAATTGAAGGAGTGCAACTCGCTATCAACGAAATTCGAGCCCGGCAATGA
- a CDS encoding Zn(II)2Cys6 transcription factor, which produces MARSFDTAQTPLSGYFPGNMHFQDPNQIPAYSIFGASQYPDSVAFWHNLPPQPPQPGIPAAATPYSSPPPKQHHQPPLLQPVSDQKKHKRTRSGCFTCRSRRIKCDEARPVCERCRKGNRECVYPSPTATGTSSKAASRLGAKARAQRPPSQGSDSSGHVGPDEFHALEPILDEEEVDEGSVDSATLLSSSTTSLAARVKPGPATKQSMQSLRKRGTKLTAPDATPPNTEGSSPSTEASSRFESMSARSASVGLSNQESLGADSFSHLPEDLRSYLTFHQEYMTYRHYFMRPSSDQFVHHNIIKFALQYEPLLYAIVGLSAYHHSIHSGTGKLYTFLRYYDKALKLLRKSLASGEPHSEATLITVLALTTFEEFIGDWVNLIDHHQAAHSLMRELLTPESVKYNELHANIFLWYARFDLVAGILAGNEAILGREWYIAREEHDAEQAANFPDDPEKQLALAGSINRRFGLEMASLYAKLSRGLIPIEEFICQNEQLDQLLEKMKSILEALADPEYKVISFPNQKPLTEDDFIDPYVPGCLHVGPLWEVNFAWIDYLSTKTMFKYQSLLSVRQSSMVELEHLALEQCRIMETIERWPDKENGYMFAFKHSIGMASMFLPRDHKHVMWARRKFALMEQNGYITPPKFRAGMAALWQLPEINHWWLPNEEGYIEIIREVRSMTEERTTHARDDFRENVRDMRTIFWKLSLDDTESEASPPSAVLEAAR; this is translated from the exons ATGGCGCGTTCATTCGACACGGCCCAAACCCCCTTGAGCGGCTATTTTCCGGGCAACATGCATTTCCAGGACCCAAACCAGATCCCTGCTTATTCTATCTTCGGTGCTAGTCAGTATCCCGACAGTGTAGCTTTTTGGCACAACCTGCCCCCACAACCCCCGCAGCCTGGCATTCCTGCGGCGGCAACGCCATATTCCTCTCCTCCGCCCAAACAACACCACCAGCCGCCCTTGTTGCAGCCTGTCTCCGATCAGAAAAAGCACAAGCGCACCAGGAGTGGTTGCTTCACCTGCCGCTCCCGTCGCATCAAATGCGACGAGGCCCGTCCGGTCTGTGAGAGATGTCGGAAAGGTAATCGCGAATGTGTCTATCCGTCACCGACTGCGACTGGTACTTCATCCAAGGCAGCGTCGCGGCTTGGAGCCAAGGCCAGAGCCCAACGCCCGCCATCGCAAGGGAGTGACTCTTCGGGCCATGTTGGACCGGATGAGTTTCACGCGCTGGAGCCGAttctggacgaggaagaggtggacGAAGGCAGCGTGGATTCGGCAACTCTCTTGTCGTCCTCCACAACATCACTGGCAGCCCGTGTCAAGCCGGGCCCGGCTACAAAACAAAGCATGCAGTCGCTGAGGAAGCGCGGGACGAAGCTAACAGCTCCAGATGCGACACCCCCCAATACAGAAGGCAGTTCACCCTCCACTGAAGCTTCCTCTAGATTCGAATCTATGAGTGCGCGGTCGGCCAGTGTCGGACTGTCCAACCAGGAATCTCTTGGCGCCGACAGCTTCTCACATCTGCCAGAAGATTTGCGATCTTACCTTACTTTTCATCAAGAGTACATGACGTATCGTCATTATTTTATGAGGCCGTCTTCCGATCAGTTTGTTCATCACAACATCATCAAATTCGCCCTGCAATACGAGCCGCTTCTCTATGCGATTGTCGGTCTCTCTGCTTACCACCATTCCATACATAGCGGCACGGGGAAACTCTATACTTTTCTTCGGTATTATGACAAGGCCTTGAAGTTGTTGCGGAAATCTTTGGCATCGGGAGAGCCCCATTCTGAAGCAACGCTCATTACCGTCCTCGCGCTTACAACTTTCGAG GAATTCATAGGCGACTGGGTGAATCTCATCGACCATCATCAAGCCGCTCATTCGCTGATGCGCGAACTCCTGACTCCAGAATCCGTCAAATACAACGAACTTCATGCGAATATATTCCTTTGGTACGCTCGATTTGACCTGGTCGCGGGGATATTGGCCGGGAATGAGGCGATTCTGGGCCGTGAGTGGTACATTGCGAGAGAAGAACATGACGCCGAACAAGCCGCCAATTTCCCAGACGATCCGGAGAAGCAGCTTGCATTGGCCGGGTCCATAAATCGCCGATTCGGACTAGAGATGGCCTCTCTGTATGCAAAACTCTCTCGCGGATTGATCCCGATCGAGGAATTTATTTGCCAAAACGAGCAGCTCGACCAGCTATTGGaaaagatgaagagcatCCTGGAAGCACTCGCGGATCCAGAGTACAAGGTCATAAGCTTTCCAAATCAAAAACCCTTGACGGAAGATGATTTCATCGACCCTTACGTTCCTGGCTGTCTGCATGTCGGCCCATTATGGGAGGTTAATTTTGCTTGGATTGACTACCTGTCAACAAAAACAATGTTCAAGTACCAATCCTTATTGTCCGTTCGCCAATCCTCAATGGTGGAATTGGAACATTTGGCTCTAGAGCAGTGCCGAATAATGGAGACAATCGAAAGGTGGCCCGACAAGGAGAACGGTTATATGTTTGCTTTCAAGCACAGCATCGGAATGGCGAGCATGTTTCTGCCGAGGGATCATAAACATGTCATGTGGGCCCGAAGAAAATTTGCGCTGATGGAGCAGAACGG CTACATCACGCCCCCCAAGTTCCGTGCAGGCATGGCAGCCCTTTGGCAATTGCCTGAGATCAACCACTGGTGGCTACCAAATGAGGAAGGATACATCGAGATTATTCGCGAGGTTCGCTCGATGACTGAAGAACGGACAACACATGCACGAGACGATTTTCGGGAAAACGTACGCGATATGAGGACCATATTCTGGAAACTTAGCTTGGATGACACCGAAAGTGAGGCTAGCCCGCCTTCTGCTGTTTTGGAAGCTgctcgatga
- a CDS encoding VPS9 domain-containing protein, producing MSSHSSVNDSAKPRLHTARSFPRMDNPEMSSFARTRAKTVQSVAFSELVDSTALPLPLSVDDDEHDNDPDVFEKRGSSGSEAGDDGQQGDEVSVLSRGLQDQAEELPIELMSLTDRFVNSLGAKVHSSPPTIEKISQRFQDFYVRAESHIATHISALASRINRDPSPNPPPPRASRFGQSKSTNRDSGNVPSSRQMLTASEVAERRKARKSLASKGAALEEAIERRACECVYDRIWRHKSTLDEVRDEKLRSKTAALLLVGINLKDLGIDIDMATINEEDQKEADQCLSVARKCLARMNEAKYPLGKLQHLAGAHKAIVDALTKLLPSSSSADEILPTLIYTLITCPPEGINIISNLLFIQRFRSTKKIDGETAYCLTNLEAAISFLENVELSELRADETQEGKLQLSNETIGTPDSLDTPHQMSKAPVSTVTKANASPEISKSDAKEDAAEGLLKQQSPATPQQPRLNNLFQPPSKVLGAANDVVRNTADQGLKNISASLDSSFNFLFGRLKELQSSQLSAKDGGSPILPKTLAEARRLVTSPPSLDKGVSRDNGGGDSLATPDRPPLRRIGSRAEDTFMGLVSGHRTPRDRSTDSVRTQASLKTATATTGALKDEPSSAASQTNPLPTTPLESMRNFGNSINPLNHIPGMIRNFGRSTPDSGGSFAALAPSEKTKTSPSSREVPGNNSSNQPKIDPPIQRFLQTQHANELTIGDVVVLLEDYKRLAAALLRQASDSS from the exons ATGTCGTCGCATTCTTCGGTCAATGACTCTGCGAAACCTCGTCTCCATACTGCTCGATCATTTCCGCGAATGGACAACCCGGAAATGAGCTCCTTTGCCCGCACCAGGGCAAAGACTGTTCAATCGGTAGCATTTTCAGAGTTGGTGGATTCGACCGCGCTCCCCCTTCCGTTGTCAGTAGATGACGATGAACACGATAATGATCCAGACGTCTTTGAGAAGAGGGGCTCTTCGGGTTCggaagcaggagatgatGGGCAACAGGGCGACGAGGTCTCTGTTCTGTCTCGGGGTCTGCAGGATCAAGCCGAAGAGCTACCAATCGAACTTATGAGTCTAACTGACAG GTTCGTTAACTCGTTGGGCGCCAAGGTACACTCCTCTCCACCGACCATTGAGAAAATATCTCAGCGCTTTCAAGACTTTTACGTTCGGGCTGAATCGCACATTGCTACTCATATATCAGCCCTAGCGTCTCGAATAAACCGTGATCCTTCTCCTAACCCTCCCCCGCCCCGTGCTTCTCGCTTCGGCCAGTCTAAATCAACAAACAGAGATTCAGGCAATGTTCCGTCTAGCCGGCAGATGTTGACAGCATCAGAGGTTGCTGAACGGCGGAAGGCACGAAAGTCGCTCGCTTCTAAAGGGGCTGCCCTGGAAGAAGCTATCGAGCGAAGAGCTTGTGAATGCGTCTACGACAGAATCTGGAGGCATAAGAGCACATTGGATGAAGTTCGGGATGAGAAGTTGCGTTCAAAAACAGCAGCATTACTCTTGGTTGGGATCAACCTGAAAGACCTAGGGATTGACATCGATATGGCCACTATAAATGAAGAGGATCAGAAAGAGGCGGATCAATGCCTCTCCGTTGCCCGTAAATGTCTGGCAAGAATGAATGAAGCGAAATATCCTTTGGGGAAGCTTCAGCATCTGGCTGGCGCACACAAGGCTATTGTTGATGCATTGACAAAGCTTCttccttcgtcctcctcagcTGATGAGATTTTGCCCACCTTGATCTATACGCTTATCACTTGCCCGCCAGAAGGTATTAACATCATTAGTAATCTTCTCTTCATACAGCGGTTTCGGTCGACAAAGAAAATCGATGGTGAGACGGCTTACTGCTTAACAAATCTCGAAGCTGCAATCAGCTTCCTGGAAAATGTAGAATTATCGGAGCTACGAGCGGACGAAACGCAGGAAGGAAAACTTCAACTGAGCAATGAGACAATAGGTACTCCTGACAGCCTTGACACCCCTCACCAGATGAGCAAGGCCCCCGTGTCTACCGTTACAAAAGCGAACGCTTCTCCAGAGATCTCCAAATCAGATGCTAAGGAAGATGCTGCCGAAGGACTACTTAAGCAACAGTCACCAGCGACGCCTCAACAACCTCGTCTGAACAATTTGTTCCAACCTCCGTCGAAAGTGCTTGGTGCTGCCAACGATGTTGTTCGCAACACTGCCGATCAAGGGTTGAAGAATATTAGCGCATCGCTGGACAGCAGCTTCAACTTTCTGTTCGGCCGTCTTAAGGAGCTGCAATCCAGCCAACTGTCTGCCAAAGACGGTGGCAGTCCAATCCTGCCGAAGACACTAGCAGAAGCTCGTCGTCTTGTCACTTCTCCGCCTTCCCTTGATAAGGGTGTCTCTCGGGATAATGGAGGGGGCGATTCTTTAGCGACTCCTGATCGACCCCCACTGCGACGCATCGGCTCAAGGGCGGAAGATACCTTCATGGGTCTAGTCAGCGGACACAGGACCCCTCGTGATCGTAGCACGGACAGTGTGAGGACTCAGGCCAGCTTGAAAACGGCCACTGCCACCACGGGTGCGCTAAAGGATGAGCCTTCGTCAGCTGCCTCTCAAACGAACCCTTTGCCTACCACCCCTCTAGAGTCAATGAGGAACTTTGGAAACAGCATCAATCCGCTTAATCATATTCCGGGGATGATACGGAACTTCGGGCGCAGCACGCCAGACTCGGGAGGAAGTTTCGCCGCTCTTGCTCCTTcagagaagacgaagacttcaccttcttctcgagaaGTCCCCGGGAATAACAGCAGTAACCAGCCTAAGATCGATCCGCCTATTCAAAGATTTCTCCAAACCCAACATGCCAACGAACTGACAATAGGTGATGTAGTCGTGTTGCTCGAAGACTACAAACGCCTTGCAGCAGCGTTACTCAGGCAGGCTTCGGATTCGAGTTAA
- the atg15 gene encoding triglyceride lipase ATG15 has product MKSSRKRTKRRVLQDMSISGLLLSVALLPSVVSAQDHVYLDPSSSGSPYLGPQIPLTGLPALTGTHEFTLRHIYQRGTHDQPDLHRRLDIKPHTRLWAVSDDGLEKELVTFDTPLVASSSPLTIQRLADRRLSVIEGYLAAARSRGEAVALSPSEWVMDTLAGPNVTDKESVLTFAKMTANDYIEEPGSGDWHYIHGRFNYSSSFGWQSDGLRGHIYADKTNSTIVISLKGTSPALFDGAGTTTNDKINDNLFFSCCCGQGGSYLWRQVCDCQQSAFTANLTCIVEAMNDENRYYRAAIDLYSNVTDMYPDANVWLTGHSLGGAMSSLLGLTFGLPVVTFEAVPEALPAARLGLPSPPGHDPRLPQSRQYTGAYHFGHTADPVYMGTCNGVGSICTWGGYAMESACHTGQMCVYDTVEDKGWRVALSTHRIEAVISDVLEVYEDIPPCAPEEECYDCELWKFFKSNGSESTTTSTTTTTTAPTTTRTSTCKTPGWWGCLDESTTTTTTTSTTTTTTTTTTSTCKTPGWFGCKDPTTTTEATAAPSVTTSIPTPTTYPTSSTSTCKDPGWFGCRDPPSTTASITSSPSTTSTCDDPGFFWGCYDESTTATHPITSGPSAPYSTPSPTHEHTCTSSIFFGLICVGSTGTELR; this is encoded by the exons ATGAAAAGCAGCCGAAAAAGGACTAAGCGACGCGTTCTGCAGGATATGAGTATATCTGGTCTCCTCTTATCTGTTGCCCTGCTTCCGAGCGTCGTCTCCGCTCAAGATCATGTATACTTGGACCCTTCATCGTCTGGTTCACCCTACCTTGGTCCCCAGATCCCTCTAACAGGCCTTCCAGCCCTTACTGGTACTCATGAATTT ACGCTTCGCCATATATATCAGCGAGGTACTCATGACCAACCCGATCTTCACAGGAGGCTCGATATCAAACCGCACACACGCCTTTGGGCTGTTTCAGATGATGGCCTTGAGAAGGAACTCGTAACATTTGATACTCCCCTCGTTGCTTCATCAAGCCCTCTTACCATCCAGCGGCTTGCGGACCGCCGGCTTTCGGTCATTGAAGGATACCTGGCGGCTGCGAGGTCCAGGGGGGAGGCGGTCGCACTGTCGCCGTCAGAGTGGGTGATGGATACATTGGCTGGTCCAAATGTCACAGATAAAGAAAGCGTTCTTACATTTGCAAAGATGACGGCGAACGACTATATCGAGGAACCTGGCTCCGGGGACTGGCACTATATTCATGGCCGTTTCAACTATTCGTCAAGCTTTGGGTGGCAGTCGGACGGATTGAGGGGCCACATATATGCAGATAAAACGAACAGTACTATCGTCATATCCTTGAAAGGAACTAGCCCGGCCCTGTTCGATGGTGCTGGCACAACCACAAACGATAAGATCAACGATAATCTGTTCTTCAGCTGTTGCTGTGGGCAGGGAGGCTCGTACCTCTGGCGACAGGTCTGCGACTGCCAGCAATCTGCTTTTACAGCAAATTTGACTTGCATCGTTGAGGCCATGAACGACGAAAATAGATATTACAGGGCTGCCATCGACCTTTACTCGAATGTGACAGACATGTATCCAGACGCAAATGTCTGGTTGACAGGCCATTCTCTGGGTGGTGCGATGTCCAGTCTCCTTGGTCTTACATTTGGACTACCTGTCGTAACATTCGAGGCTGTCCCCGAGGCTCTGCCTGCGGCTCGCTTGGGTCTACCGAGTCCGCCGGGCCACGATCCCAGACTTCCTCAATCACGGCAATACACAGGAGCTTACCATTTTGGACACACGGCCGACCCAGTATACATGGGAACGTGCAACGGGGTCGGTTCTATTTGCACATGGGGTGGGTATGCGATGGAGTCCGCCTGCCATACCGGCCAAATGTGCGTTTACGATACAGTTGAAGATAAGGGATGGCGTGTTGCACTTTCAACCCACCGGATCGAGGCCGTAATTTCCGACGTCCTCGAGGTATATGAAGACATCCCTCCTTGCGCACCCGAGGAAGAGTGCTATGATTGCGAGTTGTGGAAGTTCTTCAAAAGCAATGGGTCTGAAAGCACGACAACTTCgactactaccactaccaccgcTCCTACCACAACCCGGACATCGACATGCAAGACCCCCGGCTGGTGGGGCTGTTTGGACGAAAGCACGACCACTACGACCACCACTTctacgacgacgacgacgacgacgacgacgacgtcAACATGTAAAACTCCGGGGTGGTTCGGCTGCAAAGACCCGACTACAACGACAGAGGCAACGGCCGCCCCCTCTGTCACAACCAGCATACCCACGCCAACTACATATCCAACTTCATCTACCTCCACATGCAAAGATCCTGGATGGTTTGGTTGTCGTGATCCTCCCAGCACGACAGCGTCCATCACGTCGTCACCTTCGACAACATCCACCTGCGATGATCCGGGTTTCTTCTGGGGTTGCTATGACGAGTCAACAACGGCAACTCATCCCATCACGTCCGGACCGAGCGCGCCATACTCGACTCCCTCCCCTACGCACGAACACACATGTACTTCCAGTATTTTCTTCGGTTTGATTTGTGTTGGGTCGACCGGCACCGAACTACGCTAG
- a CDS encoding RING-H2 finger protein, whose translation MGQSSSTQRNQHHTTPSDQSTFLRTDRDQLNLNEDMNHRSNSDQAEDTALPSGAEPNDGISHTSHLAQGNPGAATWQATGTPNAEQPHLTRMESIHEEDGSRHEPDQQEYRSAILARMAARRQSTMSRLGSRILPNSVIRGLLNSEEETPAEGQAHRHGIVARSVPRSDSYSSSRFSPFTSLSSRSIARRRLIRVPYFIPRADPSLTPDTHTSLASLDSSSEQATQPARGSWRRSARLNRVRNSLSAPITQIFGHPSIADSEMTEHPHFREDLGDHPEIRLPPLSAMDTSMDFGHAHELDSVEAAAGDNHLPMPPLFSQSTQNASASRQLPGTLSARPSRVLRRDEHTPLSRVLQLAAAAIAAQLSGAAGPVLPNIQSLGNDGIEGSLENFIQSLQHATSAQTASNDTPSASGENSPPQPVNFLRVFRFANSDNPSPAASSNHSTTEPDSASSRGDGMDVDNPAGNNEGRTVTLVVVGVRSVPTGSGPFGDQQSNAAPGLDALLRLPFLAPGNPPRAQDNSPAVPLADNRPQFVPNRQQHGAPGPLSTNIETSHQGLRSARRFSDAGSRVPFPPLPSTLSESPPGPHPPPSTPAEPGLSAVSSGASTPNRRLSSASALPSNPLPQVDEHPLMQPSVEPAPESTADRIPFQPSHQRRRSDSEYARHRELGSGAVRRNGVVEPDTPPPAGRSWLIYVVGTNLSENHPAFATPSLFTDNPTYEDMILLSSLLGPAKPPVATQDDIDLAGGLYRLVELAGSLVAEALDGAGTIQIPDGERCLICLGDYEAAEELRQLTKCKHVFHRDCIDQWLTTGRNSCPLCRGQGVSEATNNTPAPTTQNAAAA comes from the exons ATGGGACAGTCCTCTTCTACACAAAGGAATCAACACCACACAACTCCCTCAGATCAATCCACCTTCCTCCGCACCGACCGCGATCAATTGAATCTCAATGAAGACATGAATCACCGGTCGAATTCTGATCAGGCCGAGGACACCGCGCTCCCGTCAGGAGCAGAACCGAATGACGGCATCTCCCATACTTCTCATTTAGCTCAAGGCAATCCAGGGGCCGCGACATGGCAGGCAACAGGTACCCCAAATGCCGAGCAGCCTCATTTgacaaggatggagagtATACACGAGGAAGATGGTTCACGGCACGAACCGGATCAGCAAGAGTATCGCTCTGCGATACTTGCGCGAATGGCCGCGCGACGTCAGTCTACAATGTCGAGACTAGGTTCCAGGATTTTACCTAACTCAGTTATTCGTGGCCTCCTTAATAGTGAAGAGGAGACCCCGGCAGAGGGACAGGCTCACAGGCATGGAATTGTAGCGAGATCAGTCCCGAGATCCGACTCTTATAGCAGCAGTCGCTTTAGTCCTTTCACATCGCTCAGCTCGAGAAGCATCGCCAGGCGGCGATTGATCAGGGTACCCTATTTTATTCCCCGCGCTGATCCGTCCTTGACTCCTGATACGCACACCAGTTTGGCATCCTTGGACTCGTCATCAGAACAAGCCACACAACCTGCCAGAGGATCGTGGCGTCGCAGTGCCCGACTGAACCGCGTTCGAAATTCATTATCGGCGCCCATCACGCAGATATTTGGCCATCCGTCCATCGCAGACTCTGAGATGACAGAACACCCACATTTCCGGGAGGACCTGGGCGACCATCCCGAAATTCGTCTGCCACCACTGAGTGCCATGGACACGAGCATGGATTTCGGCCACGCTCATGAACTTGATTCTGTGGAAGCTGCAGCGGGTGATAATCATCTACCAATGCCGCCACTCTTCTCACAGTCCACTCAAAACGCTTCAGCCTCACGTCAATTACCGGGCACCTTAAGTGCAAGACCCTCCAGAGTTCTTCGGCGTGATGAGCACACTCCTCTTTCACGGGTTCTGCAATTGGCTGCGGCTGCGATTGCTGCCCAGCTTTCTGGCGCTGCGGGCCCAGTACTGCCCAACATCCAGTCTTTGGGCAATGATGGAATAGAAGGGTCGCTGGAAAACTTCATCCAAAGTCTACAGCATGCCACATCAGCACAAACCGCCTCGAATGACACCCCAAGTGCCTCAGGAGAAAACAGCCCTCCCCAGCCCGTTAACTTTTTACGGGTTTTCAGGTTTGCCAACTCAGACAATCCAAGCCCTGCAGCTTCCTCAAATCACTCAACTACGGAGCCGGATTCTGCAAGTAGTCGTGGCGATGGTATGGACGTTGACAATCCCGCCGGGAATAACGAGGGCCGCACCGTTACTTTGGTAGTTGTGGGCGTTCGATCTGTTCCCACAGGCAGTGGGCCGTTTGGCGATCAACAGTCGAATGCTGCGCCCGGCCTGGACGCATTGTTGCGACTTCCATTCCTAGCGCCAGGAAATCCACCACGAGCTCAGGACAACAGTCCCGCAGTTCCTCTTGCTGATAATCGGCCACAATTCGTACCTAATCGACAACAACACGGTGCTCCCGGCCCTTTGTCGACGAACATTGAAACCTCACACCAGGGCCTTCGAAGCGCGCGAAGATTTTCTGACGCTGGATCTCGCGTTCCGTTCCCTCCACTCCCTTCGACTCTCTCGGAGAGTCCTCCGGGTCCCCATCCGCCTCCATCGACACCTGCCGAGCCAGGCTTATCTGCAGTATCTTCAGGCGCATCAACACCCAATCGGAGACTGTCCTCTGCCTCGGCGTTGCCGTCAAACCCCTTGCCTCAAGTTGATGAGCATCCATTGATGCAACCGTCAGTTGAGCCTGCACCTGAATCCACTGCAGACAGGATCCCGTTCCAGCCGTCACATCAACGGCGGCGCAGTGATTCCGAGTATGCTCGCCATCGTGAGCTAGGCTCTGGCGCTGTTCGACGCAATGGTGTCGTGGAACCTGACACTCCCCCTCCTGCGGGcagaagctggctgattTATGTCGTGGGAACCAACCTTTCTGAGAACCATCCTGCGTTTGCAACACCTAGCCTCTTTACCGAT AACCCCACCTACGAAGATATGATTCTCCTTTCGTCGCTTCTTGGACCCGCGAAGCCACCGGTTGCCACCCAGGACGACATCGATCTCGCTGGAGGACTATATCGACTTGTAGAGCTTGCAGGATCGCTCGTCGCAGAGGCTTTGGATGGCGCTGGCACGATCCAAATCCCTGATGGCGAACGTTGTCTGATCTGTCTCGGTGACTACGAAGCCGCGGAAGAGCTCAGGCAATTGACAAAGTGCAAGCACGTCTTTCATCGTGATTGCATTGATCAG TGGTTGACCACGGGTCGGAATTCTTGCCCTCTCTGTAGAGGCCAAGGTGTGAGTGAAGCGACGAACAACACACCAGCACCCACTACGCAAAACGCCGCGGCTGCTTAA
- a CDS encoding RTA1 domain-containing protein, whose product MGITFGYMCRIWQLLSSSCSVLRLLPSCTSTVSSRLGPGSASHLRRGGIFELYGYGGRIGAHNNTASLFSYAISNDGVLLAPALFAASIYMTLGRVIRAVRGERFSIISLNWLTKTFVLGDILSFVVQGSSIGLSVTGHATGATAVVLIGLFIQLISFGIFGLTAVMFYRRIMEAPTPQCHNADLPWKRTLEMLFGVSALIIVRSVYRVVEYSVGSNGYLLQHEWPMYVFDTIPMLTVMIIFYIWYPSRIQQPSSCEDQRK is encoded by the exons ATGGGGATTACCTTTGGTTATATGTGCCGAATTTGGCAGCTGCTGtcatcttcctgctctgTTTTGCGGTTGCTACCGTCTTGCACATCTACCGTCTCTTCAAGACTCGGACCTGGTTCTGCATCCCATTTGCGGCGGGGGGGGATTT TTGAACTATATGGCTATGGAGGCCGGATTGGCGCCCACAACAATACCGCTTCCTTGTTTTCTTACGCCATTTCGAATGATGGTGTCCTTCTTGCTCCCGCCCTCTTCGCGGCATCGATTTATATGACCCTTGGCCGAGTCATCCGTGCTGTTCGCGGTGAAAGGTTCTCTATTATATCACTGAATTGGCTTACCAAAACTTTCGTGCTCGGGGACATCTTGTCCTTTGTTGTGCAAGGGTCCTCCATTGGACTCAGCGTTACGGGACACGCCACAGGAGCAACGGCCGTCGTCCTTATTGGCCTATTCATCCAGTTAATCTCATTCGGTATTTTTGGTCTTACCGCAGTGATGTTTTACCGGCGCATTATGGAAGCCCCGACACCACAGTGCCATAATGCTGATCTGCCATGGAAGAGAACCCTTGAAATGCTCTTTGGTGTCAGTGCGCTAATCATCGTTCGCTCCGTATACCGCGTGGTTGAATACTCTGTGGGCTCGAATGGGTATCTATTACAGCATGAATGGCCGATGTATGTCTTTGACACCATTCCGATGCTGACAGTGATGATTATCTTCTACATCTGGTATCCCAGTCGAATCCAGCAGCCGAGTTCCTGCGAAGATCAGCGTAAGTAG